A single window of Acanthopagrus latus isolate v.2019 chromosome 1, fAcaLat1.1, whole genome shotgun sequence DNA harbors:
- the smarca5 gene encoding SWI/SNF-related matrix-associated actin-dependent regulator of chromatin subfamily A member 5: protein MSESLSCVEQREEEQTELEEAGGAEEKSDSSDAGKESSSDAGPDGQDASPSSSKTKEEIPGYEEKVQTDRTNRFEYLLKQTELFAHFIQPAAQKTPTSPLKMKPGRPRIKKDEKQNLLSAGDNRHRRTEQEEDEELLSESTKTTNVCTRFDDSPSYVKTGKMRDYQVRGLNWLISLYENGINGILADEMGLGKTLQTIALLGYMKHYRNIPGPHMVLVPKSTLYNWMNEFKRWVPSLRAVCLIGDREQRTALIRDVLLPGEWDVCVTSYEMLIIEKAVFKKFNWRYLVIDEAHRIKNEKSKLSEIVREFKTTNRLLLTGTPLQNNLHELWALLNFLLPDVFNSAEDFDSWFDTNNCLGDQKLVERLHTVLRPFLLRRIKADVEKTLLPKKEIKMYVGLSKMQREWYTKILMKDIDILNSAGKMDKMRLLNVLMQLRKCCNHPYLFDGAEPGPPYTTDLHLVVNSGKMVVLDKLLPKMKQQGSRVLIFSQMTRVLDILEDYCMWRNYGYCRLDGQTPHEERQISINAYNEPNSSKFIFMLSTRAGGLGINLATADVVILYDSDWNPQVDLQAMDRAHRIGQQKQVRVFRFITENTVEERIVERAEMKLRLDSIVIQQGRLVDPSANKLGKDEMLSIIRHGATHVFASKESEITDDDIDAILERGERKTMEMKEKLSSLGESTLRNFTMDTENSSVYTFEGEDYREKKKVITNWIEPPKRERKANYAVDAYFREALRVSEPKAPKAPRPPKQPNVQDFQFFPPRLFELLEKEILFYRKTIGYKVPRNPDMPNSAQMQKEEQAKIDEAEALTEEELEEKENLLQQGFTIWNKRDFNQFIKANEKWGRDDIENIAREVEGKTPEEVMEYSAVFWERCNELQDIEKIMAQIERGEARIQRRISIKKALDSKIGRYKAPFHQLRISYGTNKGKNYTEEEDRFLICMLHKLGFDKESVYDELRQCIRNSPQFRFDWFLKSRTAMELQRRCNTLITLIERENMELEEREKAEKKKRGPKSASAQKRKSEGTQDGRGRRKKLKL from the exons ATGTCCGAAAGCCTAAGCTGCGTGGAACAGCGGGAAGAAGAACAGACTGAACTTGAAGAAGCCGGAGGAGCGGAG GAGAAGTCAGATTCTTCAGATGCTGGAAAAGAGTCATCATCAGATGCTGGGCCTGATGGTCAAGATGCATCCCCCTCCTCATCCAAAACTAAAGAGGAGATTCCGGGTTATGAGGAGAAAGTG CAAACAGACCGGACCAACAGATTTGAGTACCTGTTGAAGCAAACAGAGCTGTTTGCTCATTTCATCCAACCAGCCGCGCAGAAgacccccacctcccctctgAAGATGAAGCCTGGACGCCCTCGCATCAAGAAAGATGAGAAACAGAACCTGCTGTCGGCTGGAGA CAATCGCCATCGCCGCACAGAgcaagaagaggatgaagagctTCTGAGCGAGAGCACCAAGACTACTAATGTCTGCACTCGCTTCGATGATTCTCCCTCCT AtgtcaaaacaggaaaaatgagGGACTACCAGGTCCGTGGTCTGAACTGGCTCATCTCTTTGTATGAGAACGGCATCAACGGCATCCTCGCCGATGAAATG GGTTTGGGAAAGACTCTGCAGACTATTGCTCTGCTGGGTTACATGAAGCACTACAGAAACATTCCTGGTCCCCACATGGTGTTGGTGCCCAAGTCCACCCTCTACAACTGGATGAATGAGTTCAAGAGATGGGTGCCCTCTCTCCGTGCAGTCTGCCTGAtaggagacagagaacagagg ACTGCCCTGATCAGAGACGTGCTGCTGCCTGGAGAATGGGACGTGTGTGTCACATCCTATGAGATGCTCATCATTGAAAAGGCAGTATTCAAGAAGTTCAACTGGAGATACCTGGTCATCGACGAAGCCCACAGGATCAAGAATGAAAAATCAAAG CTCTCAGAAATTGTGCGAGAATTTAAGACCACCAATCGCTTGTTGCTGACTGGAACACCTCTGCAAAACAACCTCCACGAGCTGTGGGCTCTGCTCAACTTCCTGTTGCCTGATGTCTTCAACTCAGCAGAG GACTTCGACTCCTGGTTCGACACAAACAACTGCTTGGGTGATCAGAAGTTGGTTGAACGTCTTCACACT GTACTGCGTCCTTTCTTGCTTCGTCGTATAAAAGCTGACGTAGAGAAGACTCTGCTTCCGAAAAAAGAGATCAAGATGTATGTGGGCCTGAGTAAGATGCAGCGAGAGTG GTACACCAAGATTCTGATGAAGGACATTGACATTCTGAACTCTGCGGGCAAGATGGACAAGATGCGTCTGCTGAACGTGCTTATGCAGCTGAGGAAATGCTGCAATCACCCGTACCTGTTTGACGGGGCCGAGCCTGGTCCCCCCTACACAACTGACCTCCACCTTGTAGTGAACAGCGGCAAGATGGTGGTGCTGGACAAGCTGCTACCCAAGATGAAGCAGCAGG GTTCTCGTGTGCTCATCTTCAGTCAGATGACCAGGGTGCTGGACATCTTGGAGGACTATTGTATGTGGAGGAACTACGGCTACTGTCGCCTGGATGGACAGACGCCACACGAGGAGAGACAG ATCTCTATCAATGCGTACAATGAGCCCAACAGCTCCAAGTTCATCTTCATGTTGAGCACCCGAGCTGGAGGACTGGGTATCAACTTGGCCACAGCAGATGTCGTCATCCTGTATGACTCAGACTGGAACCCACAAGTCGACCTCCAGGCCATG GACCGAGCTCACAGAATCGGTCAGCAGAAGCAGGTACGCGTCTTCCGTttcatcactgaaaacacagtggaggagaggatcGTGGAGAGGGCCGAGATGAAACTTCGCCTGGACTCCATCGTCATCCAGCAAG GGAGACTTGTGGATCCTAGCGCTAACAAGCTGGGCAAGGATGAGATGCTGTCCATCATCCGTCATGGTGCCACACATGTGTTCGCCTCCAAAGAGAGTGAGATCACAGATGATGACATTGATGCAATCCTGGAGAGAGGTGAAAGGAAG ACTATGGAGATGAAGGAGAAGCTGTCTTCACTGGGCGAGAGCACTCTGAGAAACTTCACAATGGACACCGAGAACAGCAGCGTGTACACATTTGAAGGGGAAGATTatagagagaagaagaag GTCATTACCAACTGGATTGAGCCACccaagagagaaaggaaagccAATTATGCTGTGGATGCCTACTTCAGAGAAGCTCTGCGAGTCAGTGAGCCCAAAGCACCCAAG GCTCCTCGTCCTCCCAAGCAGCCCAATGTCCAGGACTTCCAGTTCTTCCCTCCACGTCTTTTTGAGCTTCTAGAAAAGGAAATTCTGTTCTACAGGAAGACCATAGGATAtaag GTTCCCCGTAATCCAGACATGCCAAATTCAGCCCAAATGCAGAAGGAAGAGCAGGCAAAGATTGACGAGGCTGAAGctctcacagaggaggagctggaggagaaggagaaccTGCTGCAACAG GGATTTACTATTTGGAACAAACGCGACTTCAACCAGTTCATCAAGGCGAACGAGAAGTGGGGCAGAGATGACATCGAGAACATTGCCAGAGAGGTTGAGGGGAAAACTCCAGAAGAAGTCATGGAATATTCAG ctGTATTCTGGGAGCGCTGTAATGAGCTGCAGGATATCGAGAAGATCATGGCCCAGATAGAAAGAGGAGAGGCCAGGATCCAGAGGAGGATCAGCATAAAGAAAGCACTGGATTCAAAG ATCGGACGCTACAAGGCTCCTTTCCATCAGCTCCGTATTTCCTATGGCACCAACAAAGGGAAGAActacacagaggaggaggaccgCTTCCTCATCTGTATGCTTCACAAGCTGGGCTTCGACAAGGAGAGCGTGTATGACGAGCTGCGTCAGTGCATCCGCAACTCACCTCAGTTCCGCTTCGACTGGTTCCTCAAATCCAGGACTGCCATG GAGCTCCAGAGGCGATGCAACACCCTGATCACACTGATAGAGAGGGAGAACATGGAGCtcgaggagagggagaaggctGAGAAAAAGAAACGGGGCCCAAAGAGTGCATCG GCCCAGAAACGGAAGTCAGAGGGAACCCAAGACGGTCGCGGACGCCGGAAAAAGCTCAAGTTGTGA